A segment of the Symmachiella macrocystis genome:
CTTTCGGCAATGTCTGCATACGAGGTCAGTGCGTTTTTAAGCGTCACTTGCTTGACTTGATCGGATATGACGGCAGCGAACGTTGCCGCGAGCGCTCCCCAGCCCCGACCGACTAGATGAATGTCGGTGTGACCTAAGGATGCCAGCCAATCGAGAACTCGCAGGACGTCAAAAGTTTTCTGGCCGAGGTACGGCCGATCCAGCATCAGGCTGTGAATCGCATAGAAGTAATCGTTGCCGTACGCGGTGTGGAAAGAACCCGGATTGCACGTGTCCGGAATCGACTCACCAATCCCGCGAACATCGCAGGTGAAGACGGGTGAATTGGGTTCTGCCTGCATCACTTCGCGAATCAATGGTTCGTCGCGCAACTCGTTGTCGCTGGAAAGATGCGGCACATATAGAATCGCACGTTTGCCGGCACGAGGCGGTCGCGAATGCCAACTTTTATTGGTCAGACGATAGACAATGGTGTGGATGCCCGGCTCGGTGTCGACGGTGTAAGCCATCGCGAACTTTGTGGGATAGCCGCGTGAGCCGAGGTACCGCCAGTTGCGGTAGTCTGGCACATCCTCGTGTTTAGCAGGCAGCTTCAACACGTCCACCACCGCCCGACGCAGTGCCGCGCCGCTGAGTGACTTGCGGTCAGACGCCAACTGTTTTGATTTCTCGCGGGTAAATTCAAACACGGTTCGAGTACCGTCAATTAGGCCAACCTGTCCTTTCTCGGTACACCACAGTGTTTCATCTTTCTCAATCGTGAGCTTTGGTTCTGCGGAGAATGCGAGGTCAAGTTGTGCCGTAAGAACTCCCTCGAATTCCTGATTCGCGTCATCGGAGGCGAGCCCACTTGCTCGGTTGAACCACGAATACATCGCTTCGCGATTCTCTTGCGAGTAACCATGGCCAGTCGGGCCCACAAACAAGGCCACGTTGTCTTCGGCATCCAGCAGACTATACAGCCGCCGCAACTGTTGGTAGGTCTCTTCCGAACCGCGCACGTCGAAATAGTCGCGTTCCTTGGCGAGAATTATGATCGGACTGGGAGCCATGGCCGCGAGAAAGTCGGCATGATCTAAACCGAGAGCAAGAGCGCGAGGCGGACATTGTTCCGTGTCCTGCGGTAATTCGTTTTCCATATTGCGACGAAACGTCGTCACAAAACAACTCGGAGCGGCCATCGTCCACCGCGGTTCCACACCGCATAGCCAGGTCGTCATCGTGCCACCGCCCGAATTGCCAGTCACGCCAACGCGCTGCTTATCGACCTCGGGTCGAGTCAGCAGATAATCCAGCGCCCGTATGCCGTCCCATGCTCGCCACATGCCAAAGAATTCGCCGACCAAGAACTGCTGATTGCCAGCGTGCAAGTGCTCGCGTACACCCACGCCGATTTGCGAAGACAGATCGTCCTTAACGTATTGCAGCCGTTCACCCTGGCCAATTGGATCGTAAATCAAACAAACATAACCCAGCCGAGCTAGTCCCTGGGCAAACGACTGATAGGCTTGCGCGGCCTTTCCGTTTTTGGAGTGTCCACAGGTGCCGACGACAGCCGGTAGTGGTCCCGTTCGTCCCACAGGAATGTACACATTGGCAGTCACGGGAAATCCAGGACGACTGTCAAAAATGACGTTTTCGATCCGATATCCGTCACGGTCAATCGTTTTTGTAACTCGCGGATTCAATGGAGTACGCTCCGGCTCCGGACCGAATGACTGGCGAATGCGAGCCTGGGTATCACGAACGTACTGTTCCGCGTCGGCTTTCGTTTTGAGTCGATTTAGCTGTTCGATGTGACGAAGGCCCGACTCCCGCACCTGCTTCACGAACCATTCATGGACCATTCGCGGAAAGCGATTCAATGGCTCATAATCGTCAGCAGCAAGCGCTGAAGTAGGATGCAGCCAATTGAGCGCAGTCAGCGCTGCCGCGTTCGAACCGATCGACAGCAAAACGTGTCGGCGAGAAATCGCCTGAACTTGCTGCTGCAGTGTCGGCGATCGATCAGTTTTCATAGGAAGTCTACTTTTCATTGAGGACTTTGGTTGACTTGTAAAGCCAACTGATAGACACGCGCGTGATCTGAAGCGAATTCAGCCCAGGGTATTCGCAGTGGGCCAAGAGAACATGGTCGTCGACAAACTCGATGGCGGTGTAGCAGTACCAGCCTTGTGGATCGGTTCCAAGATTCCGGATGTGTTCCCACGTGGCTCCTTCGTCTTTGGAAACAGCGGCGGTGAACGGGCGGCGACCGACCGGCTTAACAGCTGCCAGCGGATCATTGCCATTGTTCCATACCAGCAGCAGATGACCTGTCGTCGGGATCCGTTCAATGGATGCCGGGGATGTGGTGGGTTGAGTTAAGTCAGAACGTTTTAGAGGCGACCAGGTCTGGCCGCCGTCCTTTGAATGCGAGAGTAGCTGACAGTCGCGGCTGCGGCAGAACATCAGCAGACTGCCGTCCGTCAGTTCTACGACACCTGGTTCCTGAGCCAACAGTTCCGATTTCAGCGTACTCTTGCTTGCCCGCCACGACTTGCCTTGATCATCGGACAAATAGCAGACGATGTCCGCGGAATTCTGAAATCCAGGCCAACCCGGCAGGTAGTGGACGGCCAGCGGCACGACCAAACGACCGCTCTTCAGTTGAATCACGCGATCGTTGTTCAACACGCGATAACCCGGCTGATCTTTTGGCACGACGTGCGTCGGTTCGGACCAAGTCTCGCCTTCGTCGGTGCTAGTCCGCATCAGGATGTTATCCAGATATGGGTATTTCGATCCCGATGGACTGTTGTACTTTTGAACGTAGAACAGGGCGATTCGGCCATCGGCCAACCGCAGCAGCGAGACGGACATCAGGTTCGCATCACTGTCCTTTCGAGCAATGATCGGAAAGTCGGCGGCGTCCCAGGTCTTTCCGCCGTCAGACGAATAGCGCCCCACAAGTTCAGCTGGCGCATGATCTCCTTTGCCAATAAATTTGGAGTATACCAACAGCAGGCTACCATCCTTCAGTTGGATAAAATCTCCTTCACTGTTGCGCCCATTTCCCGGCCGTGGAGCAATCCGCAACGGTTTCTCAACTCCCGAAGTGACGCCTTGGGGCGAGTCCGCGTTAGACCGACTGGCAGTTAGGACAACTATCAGCAGCGTGGCGAATCCAACGGTGCATGGAAACGAGTAGTGCAATCGATTTTTCATTGTGTGGCTTCAGTCGTAAGTTCGTTGTCAGTGATTCAAGACCGCGAGTTACTCGCATAAGTCCATCATTGGAGCTTCTCGGCAGCTAGACTTCAACTGTGCACTTGGCTCTTTTGGGTAATGGCTACGTGTTATCAATCGTTGGCAGAACAGCGAGTCTCAATAATCTGGTCGGTATCGGATTAGACAATTCAGTCGTGTTTTGGCATATGTGATGGTTGACAACTTCTTTAGCCAGAGTTCTGCCAGTCGATCAGCTAAGAGAGAGTACAGAGTCACAATCCGAAAACCGTCACCGCGTCTTTACTTGGCGAGTTGGCCGATTCAAACGCTCCTTCTGACAATCTATCCGGTGCTTGGATTGCACACGAAACACAGTTTCTGAGCAAATGCACCATTGCCAGATGGGACTGAAATTCTCGACTACACCGATTCTCCGTCAAGATTCGTCAGCACAAAAGTTAAACCTAACGAAACACATCACGCGAGTAGATCGGCAATCGGCTGGCCCATATCGGTGATGGGAACCGGGCGGTCGCCGGCGTATAGGTTCTTCCGATAGTCCACACCGACAGCGGCACAGATCGTGGCGAATAGGTCAGGAACGCTAATGGGATTAGAAACGATCTTCTTGGCGATTTCGTCAGTTTCGCCCCAGGCTCCGTAATGCGATAGGCCACCGCCAGCGAGAACGCAGCTAAAGGCGCTGCCTTGATGACCACGCCCGCCACCGCTGTCGAATTCGGGCGGGCGCCCGAATTCGGTAGTAATGACAATCAAGGTCTTGTCGAGCAGTCGCTTCGCTTCGAGATCATTGATCAATGCGGTGACCGCTGTATCCATTTCTTGAATCAGTTTGTGCTGGTTCACAATGCCTTCGTTATGGACGTCCCAGCCGATGCCGTTTAGGAAGTTGAGATTGTGCGATACTTCAATATAGCGGACGCCGTGTTCGACAAGTCGGCGGCTGAGCAGACAGCGTTGTCCAAACTCGCCGCCATAGCGGTTTCGCAGATCGGCCGGTTCGCGGTCGAGTTGAAAAACGCGCATGAACTCTGGGCCGCTCAATTTAAGGCTTTGTGCAATTGCCGCTTCGTAATCCAGCAATCGCTGGTCGGTCGTCGGATCGGCATTGCGACGGAGAACGGATAGGAATTCCTCCCGGCGCAACTGCCGCTGCGATGTGATGCCGTCGGGGCGAGACAGTCCGGCCGGCCCTTGACTGGTGTCGATCAGATAAAGGTAGCTGTCGCGTGTGCCGAGAAACCCTGGACCCCGTGTAACGTTGGGATAGCCTATCAATACATAAGGGGGAGTTCCGTCGTGGGCAGCGCCTCGTTCATGCGCGATGATTGATCCGATTGATGGATACGTGATTGTTCCGCTGACTGGTCGTCCAGTATGCATGCGATTCGTGGCGGCGGCGTGTTCGTCGATCACTTCGTGATGTACGCTGCGTACGGCCGTGACGCGATCCATCAGCCTGGCAAGTTGTGGCAAGTGCTCGCAGACTCGCACACCCGGGACGGCTGTTTCGATGGAATCGTAGTAGGAGCCTGCCAGCTTCTTTTTCGGGTCACCTTTTCTCTTTGGATCAAACGTGTCGATTTGCCCCATGCCGCCGCCCAGCCAGATCGAGATCACATGTTCGGCTTTTCCTTTAAGGAGTTCGTCGGATGGACCGGCGACGGTAGCTTGCCCTAAAGCGAGGCTACAACTAGCCGCCGCACCAGCACCAAGAAATCTACGACGATTGAGCGAGGTTAACGATTGCATGATTTTATCTCCATTACGGCATCCAGACGAACTCGCGGTGATTGATCAGGCTCCAGACGACATCTTCATAGACAACACGCCAACTCGGCGTAAGACGAGGGTCCGGCGGCGGACCGGCGAGGACGCGACGTTCGATTTCTAGTTGAATCGCATTTGCTTTTGGACGTCCATGGTTGAACCACGTAACCTGTGGTAGCGGTGGGTGTTCTTCAAGTTGAACGATCTTGTCGTGCAGAACGAGACGCGTGTTAAAATCCTTTGTCAGTGCACGGGCAAACACCTTTCGTTCGTCCGGTTTCGGCAAACGGCTGAGGATGCGCAGGAACAACGTGTCAACGAGAGACTCTGCCGATTCGGCCGCAATGGCCAATTCCGCTAATTCGCTTTGATGCGAGACTCTCGCCAGTGTGGCCGACAACGTGCTATTGGCAAGGACGCCCGGTTGCAGAACATTGGGGTCGGTTTCGCGCTCGGCAATCGGCATTTGCCGTGCGCCTGTCCAGCCGAATGCTTCGAGAACATCAACTACCGCGCGAGCCTTGGGTAGCGATAAACTAGGACGATCCCGTTCATTTTTCAGATCGCCGAACATCCACGCGCGGGTCGGGTGTCCCAAGGTTTGGCGACTGCCGAGCGGACGGCGTCCGTCGTGTACGAAGGTGAGTTCTTCAACATCGATGGGACGGCCTGTGCAATGGTGCAACGAGTCGACGATCTGCTCGGCTGTTAGACGACGACGCTCGGGGGCATTAAAGAAACGCTGCCCTGGCGAAGCATTACGGTTTTTTCCAACCGCCGCGCGTTGATATGTCCGGGATGATACGATCAGCCGCACAATGTGACGAAAGTCGTAATCGTGGCTGATCAATTCGTGCGCCAACCAATCGAGCAATTCCGGATGACTGGCGGCGTGACCTTCCCAGTCATGGACCGGTTCCACTATTCCTGCTCCGATCAACTGTTTCCAGGTTCGATTAATGATAACGCGTGAGAAGCGTGCGTTCTGCGGAGCGGTGATCAGGGCGGCAAGTCGTTCGCGTGTGTCGGTTGGTTTTTGCATGAGCTGGTCGATGTTTTCGCCGTCGACTGCCCCTGTGACCGAGGCAAACGGCCAATGCGGACGGACCGGTTGATCAGGATTGAGCGTCGCCTGAATCAGCGATTCTCGCGTCTTCTGGCCTTCAAAAAACGCCACCGGGACGCGACTGGTTTTCGGAACGGTGACCGGCTTGCGGCTGAGCATGGCGGCCAGCGCGTAGAGGTCGCTTTGCGTCGTGCTGTGATAAGGCGAGTCATGACAGCGGGCACATTCCAACTCGATACCCAGAAACGCGGAAGCGATGATATGGCCTTTGGCGGCAAACGGAGCGTCGTTCTCTCCCGCGAGCCCAAATCCCGCACTGCCGCCTTCGGCAGCTCCACCGCGCAGCATGATCAGTTCTGTGACCATGCGATCCAGCCGCTTGTTGTCACGCAATGAGTCATATAGGAACCAGCGGAACGGTCCGGTGCTGTTCAGCGATGCATTCAGCAGCGACGGATTCTCCGCAAGCAGATCCAGCCAAAAGCTCATCCAGCGGTCAGCGAAACGAACATCGCTGAGTAGTTGGTCGACTAGGCTGCTCCGTTTGTTGGGATTCGTGTCGGCGAGAAACGCGCGTGCTTCATCGGCTGTGGGCGGAATACCGATTGTGTCCAGATAGATGCGGCGGAGGAAAGCCTCGTCATCAATAACCGCCGAAAAGGCAACATCAGCTGCAGCCAACGGAGGGGCAGGCCACGGAGCACCCTCCTTCACCCATTGTTCCAACAGTTTGATTTGTTCCCCAGACAAACCGTCATCCGACGGAGGCATATCACCGTCACGAATTCGTACGATCAATTCGCTCGCTTCCAAGTCTCCGGGGACGATCGCCGGTATCTCCGAATCACCAGCTTTGAGCGCCGCCTCGCGCGAATCCAACTTCAGACCTCCTTTGTCCTTCTCGCCGTGGCAACGAATACAGTGTTCTCTCAAAATCGGCAGGACTTTGCCGTGGAAGTGTTCAGCTTGCCGGGCGTCGCTGTCTGCCGCAGCGGCAACAGCGCGTTTGATCTTCGCTCCAACAAATGCGTCAATCGGATGAAGGACATCACCGTCGTCGGTTCGCGGGACTACCGGCGGGGGACTTTTCTTCAACCACGTATCGGCCATGCGATGTCGTTTTTTCCAGAAATCGTCCTGCGATGCAGCCGCATTGCGGCGGCGCTCGTCGTCTAATTGTGCGAGCAATTTCTCAACTCGTAACAAAGCCGGCTCGATGGCTGCGTCGGTCAGAGGTACTCGTTTCGAATTGCCGCCAAGCAGTTCAAAACTCTTACCATCCCTCGAAAGGATCGCCACACAGATTTCACCGGTCTCCGTGCGGTGTCCGCTGCCGCCGACGACGAGTTCCAAAACGATCCGTGTCTTGCGGCTCGTCTTCAATTCGATCGTTGCCTCGCCAAACGCCTCTTGCTGGTGATATCCGTGAGCCCGCAATCCGGGCAACGGTGGTTCGGCGACGGGCGTGACGCGTTCTTCACCGTCTGGCGGGCGTGATGTGATTGGTTTGGTTCGCGCAACGACCTTGCCGTCGATCCACAACCGTCCCAATGCGCGGGTGCGCATGAGGAAACGATGCTTTCCGGCTGGGAGTTCGACATCGCCCGCCATTCGCAACAGTACCGGAGCATTCCAGCTCGAACGAATGCCCCATGAGTCGTACCATAACGGAATTCGCGGCAGCAAAAAGGTATCCCCGATCCAGCGAACAGATTCACTGGGCCATTGTTCGCCTTCATTGAGCCATCGGTCACGTGTCGGCAAACCCGCGCAGAGTTGCACCAGCACGCCACCATCGGGGATGTCGGCCAGTTCGGGCATGACTTCCTTTTGGGGTATCGCCACGCGCGGCTTTCCAACGCGACGAAACCTCGCCGCCATCGTCTTGTTATCCAGCGCCGCGCGATAGATCGCGATTCCGTCGAGCAGGCCCACAAAGCCATTCCCGATCCGGACGACGTCATCATCGACGACTGGTGGATCCTTGGTTTTACCGCCATAACTCCATGTGCCGTCGGTCGGTTTGCCGTTGACCCAACCGCGAATCGATTTCGGATCGCCAAAGCGATACGACACAGCGATGTGGTGCCAACCTGTGGCGACGGGAAAGCCATTTTTCGAATCCCAGCGATGCCAGTGTTTGTCTTCGCTGGACAGCTTCGTAGCGAACAGGAAACTCAGTCGCGCTTCGCCCTGGGCGCCCACCAAGCGCAGCGACCAGTTCTGATTGTCTCGCGCGAACTTCGGTGAACCGGTTCGGCCCTTACTGACTACGTACCGGATCTGTCCTTCACGAATGTTGGACGGATTGACCCATGCTTCCATTGTGATTGCGTCGCCATTGGTGAAGTCGAATTTGCTGTTCGGTCCCGTGTCGGCAACGACAAAATATCCGCCACGATCGATGCGCACAGCCGTGTTGTTCGCGGCCATGTCGGGAAACTCCGGCGGCCTCGGTCCGGCTTGATCGCGTTGCACGTTTCCCTTGGCTGTCAGAGGCGTTGATTCCTCGGTGCCAAAGTCCCATTGCGCGACGGGCGATGTATCCTCTGCCGCGAAGAGTGTGGAGACGAGCAGGATCGAGTAAATCATAGACATGTGTCGGTCTCGTTGGGCATCTAACGGTTTGGCAACGGCACAGTGGTTCGAAGCAGTGGGGTCGCCCTACGTAGAGCGAATCCTCTTGAAGAAATGCCCTTCGTTCAAATCGACACGTTCGGGGCGTCCCTTGTGCATGTAAACGACCTTTGTGTGATCCATGCCGAGCAAGCCCATGATTGTGGCATGGATGTCGTGGACGTGAAGCTTGTCTTCGACAGCGTACAGTCCGAGGTCGTCGGTTGCGCCGATTGTCTGCCCTGCTTTCACCCCTCCGCCCGCCATCCACATCGTAAAGCCGGTCGGGTTGTGGTCCCGACCTGTGCCTTTCTCGCTCATCGGAGTCCGGCCGAATTCGCCACCCCAAACGACCAGTGTCTCGTCGAGCAATCCGCGCTGTTTGAGATCGGCAATCAGTCCCGCAATCGGCTGGTCGACGCCGCGGCACAGGCGGGCATGGTTGGTTTCGATATTGCTGTGGCTGTCCCATTTGCTGCCGGCGCCGGAGTAGAGTTGCACGAAACGCACACCGCGCTCGACCAGTCGGCGAGCCAAGAGGCACTGGCGACCGTAGACGGCGGTTTCTTTTTGGTCGATGCCGTACAGTTCCTGGATGTGCTTTGGTTCCTGATCCAAGTCGATCGCACTCGGCGCATCAGCTTGCATTCTCGCGGCGAGTTCGTAACTGCGGATGCGCGCCTCCAGTTCGGAGTTCGACTCGCGGTTGGTGTAATGACGACGGTTCAAACGGTTGATAAATTCGAGCTTACGTTGCTGCTGTGTGTTGGAAATGCCCTTGGGATTGTTCAGATTACGAAGCGGTTCGGCCCCAGTCTCGAACAATACACCTTGGTGACTGGACGGCATGAAGCCGGAGCCCCAGGCGCGGGCTCCATTAACGACCATCGAGTTGCTGTCCTTCATCACGACAAACGTCGGCAAGCTCTCAGTCGGTGTACCGAGCCCATATGATACCCACGCCCCAAGTGACGGCCGGCCTCCGAAAACCGCGCCAGTGTTCATCTGGCAAACCCCTCCCGCATGATTGATGCCGTCGGAAACGCACGAATGAATCACGCACAGTTCGTCGGCGATGCCGTGGTGGTGTGGCAGCCAATCGGAAATCCACAGCCCGCTTTCGCCGCACTGTTCCCACTTTCGCTTGCTTTCCAAGATGGGTGAATTGACCTCACCCATGGCCGTGACCGGACGTTCGAAGCTTTCCGGCAAGGTTTGTCCGGCCAACTTATTGACCGCTGGTTTGCGGTCGAACAAGTCGAGGTGGCTTGGTCCGCCTTCCATGAACAGCCAAATGATGTTCTTGGCGTTGCCAATTTGGCTTGGGATCTTCTTGGCAACAGGATTTTCCGGTGCGGCGGCGAAAAGTGACTTTCCGTTCAGCGCAGCAAACGCCAATGCACCGAAACCCCCGCCGGCGCTGCACAGGAACTCACGTCGTGAACCGGGGTGATCGACTTGATGACAACTCATGAAACCCTTTCGGTGGTCGGAATGTTAAGTCGACTCGCTATAAATTTGGCGGAACGGCAATCCATCCTGCACCTTAGTGCAAGTAAAGGAACTCGTTGGAATTAAACAGTGCGTGGCAGAAGTCGGTCACAGCGTTGAGCTCCCTCATTGAGGCAAGTGATCCGGCATCCAGCGGAGTTTGCCGCAGCCAACCGGTGTCCGGCGCGGGTTGTTCGCCGTTATCGCCTTCGAACGTCCAGTCCAGAATACGACTGGCCTTTACGTCGTCGCCGCCGACCAGTAGTTGTTCACGGGGCAGCGCACTGCGACTAACCGTCAGCCGAGCAAGCTGGCCATCCCATTGATGACCGCGCCCGTCACGACCACCGGTGACCATCTTCATTTGGGGATTTTGAATTCGGCTGACGACGGATGTTTCGACGGTTGCCGTTTCTAATCGCGCCTGCGGATCGGACAGATCCTTCATATAGAATGTGACCGTTCCACTAGTCGGATTGTCGGGCGACGTGGTCGCCGAAATCGACACGGCAAAATAGACGGGTTTGCCCAGTGGAAATCGCAAACCTGAAGCAACCACTTCATAAGCGGGTTCATCCTGAAACGTCCGGCCGACCAACTGCACGATGAGATTGCGCGGTTGATAAGCCGACTTCTTGCTTGTAACGCCGATACTCCAGCCGTTGGTCTTTGTGCTGCCGTTCCAGCGAGAAATCAGCGTGTTGACGCTGGCATTTGAATAGAGCCGATCGAGAATCGCGATTACTTCAACCGTGAACCGGCCATCTAGGCCTTCCGCCTTCTCCACGTACAGCCGTTCGAAGCGGCTGCCAGGCTGGATCCAAAGTGTTTTTCCGCCGAGACCAAAATCGTTCACCGAGCCAAACTGTTGCCGAACCGGACGCAGGCCGGTTTCGTTTGGAAACTTGTCGACGACCACCGGAGCCGGGATCACCTTTTCCTGATCGTGAACAAATGCCAACGTTTCGCTGAGTTCGCTCTCCGATACTTCACGGCCAAACACCAATTGATACGCAGTGCGCACGTCGTCCAATTCAAGCTGTTTTTTGCCATTTAGCAATCGTCGGGCAAAGGCGCGCGATCGCTCAAGGCTCCATTCTCCGTTCACCAGCAGCAGTGACTGAATAGGCGTGGTGGTGGCAACGCGATCGGCCGCGGATTCGAAGCCCAAAGGGGCGTCAAAACCGGCGAGCATTTCATCTGGTTTGTTTCGCATTCTCTTGACATATACGCTGCGATATGGTGACGTGCCGTTGACCGAAGCGCCTCCCACGCGCTGTTTGAGTTCACCGGACACGGCGAGCATGGCGTCGCGCACCTGCTCGGCATCCAGCCGTTGTGGCGGAAACCTCCACAGGAGACGATTCGTTGGATCGACCTTCTCTTCTGTCGCTAATGGCTCGCGACGCGCGCTCATTCGGTAAGCGGCGCTGTTCATGATCAGTTCGTGCAACGGTTTGATTTTCCAACCGCCTTCGAGAAAACGGCGCGTCAACCAGTCGAGCAACTCAGGATGACTGGGGGGATTCCCCAACGTCCCAAAATCATTGGGCGTCGACACAATTCCGCGACCAAAATGCCGTTGCCAGATGCGATTCACAATCACGCGCGTCGAGAGCGGGTTGTCATCGCGAGTGATCCAATCAGCCAGCGCGGTGCGGCGTCCCGTTGTCGTTGCGGTGGGCGTGATCTGCGGCGGCTCAGCACCGAGCAGTGCAAGGAACGATGGTTCCACCGCTTCTTTCGTCGTACGTGTCAGTAGATAGGTCGGCGCGGGTTCTCTTTTGACGTCCGTGGCGACAAAGGCATTCGGCAAGGGCGCTGGTTTGAGTGAGTCATACTTTTTCAACTCTGCTTCAAGTTCTCGGTACTGCTTGAGCTTCTCGGGGCTCTTCTTCAGTGCCTTGGGATAATCAAAGCGAGATGCTGCGCGATCCGCCTGACGGTCCACCAGATACGACAATTGTTTCTCGTACGTGGTCTTTTCCGATTCGGGCTTGTGCCAGATCTTCTGAATATCTTCGGGAAACTGAGCGACGACGGATTTCTGCTTGTTGTCAAAGGCGTCTTTGGCGAGCGAGCGCATTTCATCACGGATCGCCTTCGTCTCCTCTTCCCATACCTGTTGCTGTTCCTGATGAGCGGCAATCTCTTCCGGCGTTGCCAGGGCTCGATTCATGGGCCACGCCACCGATGACAGAAACGCCTGTAGGCCGTAGTAGTCTTTCTGAAGAATCGGATCGAATTTGTGATCGTGGCATTGAGCGCAGCCGATGCCGATTCCCAGAAACGCCTCACCAGTGACGCGGGTCATTTCGTTAATGATCAGGTCCCAGTGCATCCGCGCATTGCGTTGGTTCCACTCGTAAACCCCATGGCGCAAATAGGCCGTGCCGATGAAGGCGCTCGGGTCGTCGGGCGCGATTTCGTCGCCGGCCAGATGTTCGCGAACGAATTGGTCGTAGGGCTTGTCATCGTTCAGCGAACGGATGACGTAGTCGCGAAAAGCGCCGGCGCCGGGACGGAAGGCGTCTTCATTGTAGCCGTCACTATCCGCATACCGCACGACGTCCAGCCAATGCTGTGCCCAGCGTTCGCCGTAGCGAGGACTTTCCAGCAGTTCGTGGATCAATCGCTGCCACGCATCCTCGCTCTCGTCGTTGACGAACGCATCCACTTGTTCCGGCGTCGGCGGTAAACCGAGGAGATCGAAGTAAGCCCGCCGCACCAGTTCGTATCGGTCGGCCTCGCGGGCAGGCCGAAGCCCGGATTTGTCCAGCTGCCGGAAAACAAACTGGTC
Coding sequences within it:
- a CDS encoding DUF1501 domain-containing protein, with the protein product MSCHQVDHPGSRREFLCSAGGGFGALAFAALNGKSLFAAAPENPVAKKIPSQIGNAKNIIWLFMEGGPSHLDLFDRKPAVNKLAGQTLPESFERPVTAMGEVNSPILESKRKWEQCGESGLWISDWLPHHHGIADELCVIHSCVSDGINHAGGVCQMNTGAVFGGRPSLGAWVSYGLGTPTESLPTFVVMKDSNSMVVNGARAWGSGFMPSSHQGVLFETGAEPLRNLNNPKGISNTQQQRKLEFINRLNRRHYTNRESNSELEARIRSYELAARMQADAPSAIDLDQEPKHIQELYGIDQKETAVYGRQCLLARRLVERGVRFVQLYSGAGSKWDSHSNIETNHARLCRGVDQPIAGLIADLKQRGLLDETLVVWGGEFGRTPMSEKGTGRDHNPTGFTMWMAGGGVKAGQTIGATDDLGLYAVEDKLHVHDIHATIMGLLGMDHTKVVYMHKGRPERVDLNEGHFFKRIRST
- a CDS encoding PSD1 and planctomycete cytochrome C domain-containing protein — protein: MISRFFVIFSLLVLPAMAVADDTIDTAQLKFFESKVRPLLASKCVQCHGAENQKGELRLDSLAAMLEGGDSGPAVVPGKTDESLLIEAINYESFEMPPEGQLSDDAIAILTRWIKMGAPWPDAKSNLIRTSEKAFTDEDRNWWAIQPVREPSVPDAKTEWARNEIDQFVFRQLDKSGLRPAREADRYELVRRAYFDLLGLPPTPEQVDAFVNDESEDAWQRLIHELLESPRYGERWAQHWLDVVRYADSDGYNEDAFRPGAGAFRDYVIRSLNDDKPYDQFVREHLAGDEIAPDDPSAFIGTAYLRHGVYEWNQRNARMHWDLIINEMTRVTGEAFLGIGIGCAQCHDHKFDPILQKDYYGLQAFLSSVAWPMNRALATPEEIAAHQEQQQVWEEETKAIRDEMRSLAKDAFDNKQKSVVAQFPEDIQKIWHKPESEKTTYEKQLSYLVDRQADRAASRFDYPKALKKSPEKLKQYRELEAELKKYDSLKPAPLPNAFVATDVKREPAPTYLLTRTTKEAVEPSFLALLGAEPPQITPTATTTGRRTALADWITRDDNPLSTRVIVNRIWQRHFGRGIVSTPNDFGTLGNPPSHPELLDWLTRRFLEGGWKIKPLHELIMNSAAYRMSARREPLATEEKVDPTNRLLWRFPPQRLDAEQVRDAMLAVSGELKQRVGGASVNGTSPYRSVYVKRMRNKPDEMLAGFDAPLGFESAADRVATTTPIQSLLLVNGEWSLERSRAFARRLLNGKKQLELDDVRTAYQLVFGREVSESELSETLAFVHDQEKVIPAPVVVDKFPNETGLRPVRQQFGSVNDFGLGGKTLWIQPGSRFERLYVEKAEGLDGRFTVEVIAILDRLYSNASVNTLISRWNGSTKTNGWSIGVTSKKSAYQPRNLIVQLVGRTFQDEPAYEVVASGLRFPLGKPVYFAVSISATTSPDNPTSGTVTFYMKDLSDPQARLETATVETSVVSRIQNPQMKMVTGGRDGRGHQWDGQLARLTVSRSALPREQLLVGGDDVKASRILDWTFEGDNGEQPAPDTGWLRQTPLDAGSLASMRELNAVTDFCHALFNSNEFLYLH